CACTTGTCAGTGGAACCATTATTGAAAAGCACTTGACACTTGGGAATTTGTCCGAGACGATACTGATGTCTACGTAGTTGCAGACCTGTCAACCGTCTGGGCGAAGATCAGTGTTTATGCGAAATATATGCAGCAGGTCAAGAAGGGACTAAAAGTACGACTAACCGCTACCGGAATTGGCGACGTTGCCGAAGGGAGCATAGACTATGTCGGCCCAATTGTGGGGAGAGAAGACTCGCACGGTAGCGCACGGGTAGTGCTTCAGAACAGGAATCGAATGTGGCAACCGGGTGTTTTCGTGACGGCCCGGATCACGATCGACCAATTTTCTGTGCCCCTTGCAGTACCTGATGAAGCGATACAGACCGTCGAGGGAAAACCGAGCGTCTTTGTACGCGCTGCTGGCGGATTTACTGTTCGTTCAGTCGAGCTTGGCCGCTCCGATGGCCAGACCGTGGAAATATTACACGGACTCGCATTGGGCGAGTACGCCGCCTCCAACAGTTTCTTACTGAAGGCGGAACGAGGCAAATCTGAAGCAGCACACGAACATTAGGAGAGCAACATGAAAGAGATTAGAGCAATAATACAGCCGCATATGCTCTCGCGTGTCCGCGAAGGGCTCGAAGAACTTTCACACTTTCCAGGCATGACCGTCACAAAATGCCGTGGATTGGGTCGTGGTCGTGGACAAGGCGGCAGCTTCGTACAGACAGAAGACGAACTTCAGTATCATGACAGAGAGTGTCTATCATTGTCTGTAGTGACGAACAATGTTCCGAGATCGTCGACGTTATCGCTTCAAAGGCACACACCGGCAACCCAGGCGACGGTATCATAAGTCTCTGCGAAGTGGCCGTAGTCACGCGAATTCGGACTGGTCAAACCGGTTCGGACGCGGTATAGGAGTATGACTCATGCTTGACAAGATTCTCAACTTCTCGATTCAACACCGATGGCTGATCATGATTGCAGCGGCGGGTATTGCGGTGCTCGGCATTTTCAATTTCAACAAACTGCCAATCGATGCCGTACCCGACATTACCAATGTGCAGGTGCAGATCAATACCGAAGCTCCTGCCATGTCACCATTGGAAGTCGAAAAACAAATCACATTTACAATTGAAACAGCCATGGGCGGCATCCCCGGTGTTCAGTACACGCGATCGCTATCGCGTTACGGACTCTCGCAGGTTACCGTGGTGTTTATCGACGGCACGAACATCATTTTGCACGCCAACTTCAACTAACGCTTACAGGAGGCTAAAGGAAATCTGCCTCCAACAGCCGGAGAACCTACCATGGGGCCGATCTCCACTGGCCTGGGCGAAATCTACAGTTGGACGATTGAAGCGGAGCCGGGAGCGACCAAGCTGGATGGCTTGCCTTACACTTCGACTGACCTTCGTGAAATTCAAGATTGGGTCGTCAAACCTCAATTGCGAACCGTTCCGGGTGTTACCGAAGTCAATACTATTGGAGGCTATGAGAAACAGTTCCACGTGACTCCCGATCCGACTAAGCTCGTCTCTTGCGGGCTAAGCTTTCACGATGTCATGGAGGGACTTTCACGGAACAACACAAGCGCCGGGCAGGTTACATCGAGCATAGGGTGAGCAGTACCTTATCCGCGTGCCTGGGTTGGTGAGTGATATCAGCGATATTCAGAATATCATTGTAGGCGAGGATGACGGAACCCCCATCTTTATCCGCGACGTTGCGAACGTAAATCTCGGAAAGCAACTACGCACAGGCGCTGCCACTGAAAACGGTGAAGAAGTTGTCTTAGGTTCAGTCTTTATGCTGCTGGGTGAAAACAGTCGAACAGTTGCGAAGCGTGTTGGCGATAAGATGGAGGAAGTTAATAAGAGTCTACCCGAAGGCGTAATTGCGCGGACGGTGCGGGACCGGACTCAGTTAGTTGATGCCACTTTACGTACCGTCCGTAACAACCTCTTCGAAGGCGCAGTCCTGGTAGTCGTCGTGCTGTTTGTGTTGGTGGGAAACTTCCGAGCCGCACTCTTGGTATCTCTGACAATTCCACTCTCAATGCTTTTTGCTGTAACAGGGATGGTACAGTCAAAGATTAGCGGCAATTTGATGAGTCTCGGAGCAATCGACTTCGGCATTATTGTCGATGGCGCTGTTGTGATGGTAGAAAATATCATAAGGCGATTTGCTGAACGGCAACAGCACTTGGGAAGGGTGCTTTCGCGTGGTGAACGATTGGAAGAAGCATTCGAGAGCGCACGCGAGGTCGCCAGGCCAACGCTCTTCGGTGTTGGTATTATCATGATCGTATACTTGCCGATTCTCACTTTAGAGGGAGTCGAAGGAAAGATGTTTTTGCCTATGGCAGAAACCGTGCTACTCGCTTTGGGCGGAGCGCTCATCTTCACCTTACTTTCATTCCGGCGGGGATTGCTCATTTTCCTGTC
This window of the bacterium genome carries:
- a CDS encoding efflux RND transporter permease subunit encodes the protein MSDISDIQNIIVGEDDGTPIFIRDVANVNLGKQLRTGAATENGEEVVLGSVFMLLGENSRTVAKRVGDKMEEVNKSLPEGVIARTVRDRTQLVDATLRTVRNNLFEGAVLVVVVLFVLVGNFRAALLVSLTIPLSMLFAVTGMVQSKISGNLMSLGAIDFGIIVDGAVVMVENIIRRFAERQQHLGRVLSRGERLEEAFESAREVARPTLFGVGIIMIVYLPILTLEGVEGKMFLPMAETVLLALGGALIFTLLSFRRGLLIFLSGRI
- a CDS encoding efflux RND transporter periplasmic adaptor subunit — encoded protein: MSTVWAKISVYAKYMQQVKKGLKVRLTATGIGDVAEGSIDYVGPIVGREDSHGSARVVLQNRNRMWQPGVFVTARITIDQFSVPLAVPDEAIQTVEGKPSVFVRAAGGFTVRSVELGRSDGQTVEILHGLALGEYAASNSFLLKAERGKSEAAHEH
- a CDS encoding efflux RND transporter permease subunit; this encodes MLDKILNFSIQHRWLIMIAAAGIAVLGIFNFNKLPIDAVPDITNVQVQINTEAPAMSPLEVEKQITFTIETAMGGIPGVQYTRSLSRYGLSQVTVVFIDGTNIILHANFN
- a CDS encoding efflux RND transporter permease subunit, with product MPPTAGEPTMGPISTGLGEIYSWTIEAEPGATKLDGLPYTSTDLREIQDWVVKPQLRTVPGVTEVNTIGGYEKQFHVTPDPTKLVSCGLSFHDVMEGLSRNNTSAGQVTSSIG